From Carya illinoinensis cultivar Pawnee chromosome 5, C.illinoinensisPawnee_v1, whole genome shotgun sequence, one genomic window encodes:
- the LOC122311635 gene encoding beta-glucuronosyltransferase GlcAT14A: MGAEKRWLFTLFAAALFSVLLLLLLTSVSSFSSPKPFPSIVQHGAHYPPAFAYYISGGRGDGDRILRLLLSVYHPRNRYLLHLAVEASDEERRRLAASVRAVPAIRAFGNVDLVGKPDRLTYMGSSNIASTLHAAAIMLRMDGGWNWFITLSAMDYPLLTQDDLSHVFSSVSREANFIDYTSDLGWKEAQRFQPIVVDPALYLARRSQIFHATEKRKTPDAFKVFTGSPWMILSRSFLEFCILGWDNLPRILLMYFTNVVLSQEGYFHSVVCNSPEFMNTTVNSDLRYMIWDNPPKMEPLFLNSSDFDQIVQSGAAFARQFHKDDPVLNMVDAKILKRGRYQAVPGAWCSGRRGWMMDPCSQWGDVNVLKPGPQAKKFEESITNLLDDWNSHTNQCK, from the exons ATGGGAGCTGAGAAGAGATGGCTGTTCACGCTCTTCGCTGCCGCATTGTTCTCTGTTCTCCTTCTCTTGTTGCTCACTTCTGTCTCTTCCTTCAGCTCGCCAAAGCCCTTCCCTTCTATCGTACAGCACGGTGCGCACTATCCGCCCGCCTTCGCCTACTACATCTCTGGCGGCCGCGGAGACGGGGACCGGATCCTCCGCCTCCTGCTATCCGTCTACCACCCTCGCAACCGGTACCTCTTGCACCTCGCGGTTGAGGCCTCCGACGAGGAGAGACGCCGACTGGCCGCGTCTGTCAGGGCCGTGCCAGCGATTCGAGCTTTCGGAAATGTGGACTTGGTGGGCAAGCCCGATCGTCTTACCTACATGGGCTCCTCGAATATCGCTTCCACGCTTCACGCCGCGGCGATAATGTTGAGAATGGATGGTGGGTGGAATTGGTTTATTACTTTGAGCGCGATGGATTACCCTCTTCTAACTCAGGATG ACCTGTCCCACGTGTTTTCTTCCGTCAGTAGAGAGGCCAATTTCATTGATTACACCAGTGACCTTGGATGGAAAGA AGCTCAAAGGTTTCAGCCTATTGTAGTCGATCCAGCTTTATACTTGGCCCGAAGGAGTCAAATTTTTCATGCTACAGAGAAGCGGAAAACACCAGATGCTTTCAAAGTATTCACAG GTTCACCATGGATGATTCTGAGCAGATCCTTTCTGGAATTTTGTATACTTGGTTGGGATAACCTACCCCGAATACTTCTCATGTATTTTACCAATGTGGTTTTGTCCCAAGAAGGATATTTTCATTCTGTCGTTTGCAATTCACCAGAGTTTATGAACACCACTGTGAACAGTGATTTGAGATATATGATCTGGGATAATCCCCCAAAGATGGAACCACTCTTTCTCAATAGCTCTGATTTTGATCAAATAGTCCAAAGTGGAGCTGCTTTTGCAAGACAGTTCCATAAAGATGATCCGGTGCTGAACATGGTCGATGCCAAGATTCTAAAGCGTGGGCGTTATCAAGCTGTCCCAGGGGCATGGTGCTCTGGGCGGAGGGGCTGGATGATGGATCCTTGCTCCCAGTGGGGTGATGTCAATGTCTTGAAGCCTGGGCCTCAAGCAAAGAAGTTTGAAGAGTCAATCACGAACCTTCTTGATGACTGGAATTCACACACAAATCAGTGCAAATGA
- the LOC122308930 gene encoding heavy metal-associated isoprenylated plant protein 22-like, producing MGALDFLSDYFTISTRRKKRKAVQTVDIKVKMDCDGCVRRVKNAVSNLKGVKTVKVDRKQSRVTVTGYAEPNKVLNKVKSTGKRAEFWPYIPYNLVAYPYVAQAYDKKAPSGFVKNVVQALPSPNASDEKLATLFSDENPHACSIM from the exons ATGGGTGCTCTCGACTTTCTCTCAGATTATTTCACCATTTCCACTCGAAGAAAGAAACGTAAAGCAGTGCAG ACTGTTGATATCAAGGTGAAAATGGACTGTGATGGCTGTGTAAGGAGAGTTAAAAATGCTGTTTCCAACCTGAAAG GCGTAAAAACTGTGAAGGTCGACCGGAAGCAAAGCCGGGTAACTGTAACTGGATATGCGGAGCCAAACAAGGTCTTAAACAAGGTGAAGAGCACCGGAAAGAGAGCTGAGTTTTGGCCATACATTCCGTACAACTTGGTTGCTTACCCCTACGTGGCTCAGGCCTATGACAAGAAGGCACCGTCTGGTTTCGTGAAAAACGTAGTCCAAGCCCTCCCTAGTCCAAACGCATCAGACGAGAAGCTCGCTACCCTCTTCAGTGATGAAAATCCACATGCATGTTCGATCATGTAA
- the LOC122309717 gene encoding heavy metal-associated isoprenylated plant protein 37, with protein MTKEEDFKLLKIQTCVLKVNIHCDGCKHKVKKLLQRIEGVYLVNIDAEHQKVTVSGSVDASTLIKKLVRAGKHAEPWSQKSTQNQKQMNNCIKDAKNNKSQKPLLYKGLEAFKNQQKFPAFSSEEEDDYFDDEEEDEEEDELRFIREKANQLNLLRQQAIAANNAKQGVAAIGAASNNGKMNNVGNGNTGNIGKKANTEQNMGMRASPGGIDPKTLAALTLNSAHLGGGNVNSGGEGRRVNDLNAMMGLAGFRGNGLNVASAGASLGGNSNGLGGFQVQSNEYQGSSAGFPTGGYATGQYPSSMLMNMNGHNHPSPMMMNMQARHAMQQQPQMMYHRSPYVPPTTGYYYNYSPSPNPYSYTEPNHTGRNSAAYMFSDENTNSCSIM; from the exons ATGACTAAAGAAGAAGACTTTAAGCTCCTCAAGAtccag ACTTGTGTGCTCAAGGTGAATATACACTGCGATGGGTGTAAGCACAAAGTGAAGAAACTCCTTCAGAGGATTGAAG GAGTGTATTTAGTAAACATAGATGCGGAGCATCAAAAAGTCACAGTTTCAGGAAGTGTCGATGCTTCCACTTTGATCAAGAAACTTGTTAGAGCTGGTAAACATGCCGAGCCTTGGTCTCAAAAGTCCActcaaaaccaaaaacagatgaaCAACTGCATCAAAGATGCTAAGAACAACAAAAGTCAGAAGCCACTGTTGTACAAAGGTCTTGAAGCCttcaaaaatcaacaaaaatttcCTGCTTTCAGctctgaagaagaagatgactaTTTTGATGacgaggaagaagatgaggaaGAGGATGAGCTGCGGTTTATCAGGGAGAAAGCTAACCAACTGAATCTGCTCAGGCAGCAGGCAATTGCTGCAAACAATGCCAAACAAGGTGTTGCAGCTATTGGTGCTGCTTCCAATAATGGAAAAATGAACAATGTCGGCAATGGGAATACTGGAAATATTGGAAAGAAAGCCAACACAGAACAGAACATGGGAATGAGGGCCAGTCCTGGTGGGATTGATCCGAAAACCCTGGCAGCTCTTACATTGAACAGTGCTCATTTGGGTGGTGGTAACGTGAATTCTGGTGGGGAAGGGAGAAGGGTGAATGATCTCAATGCCATGATGGGTCTTGCTGGTTTTCGTGGAAATGGGCTTAATGTTGCTTCTGCTGGTGCTTCTTTAGGAGGCAATTCCAATGGTTTGGGAGGGTTTCAAGTCCAATCCAACGAGTATCAGGGATCTTCTGCTGGGTTCCCTACTGGTGGATATGCCACCGGTCAATACCCATCATCCATGCTGATGAACATGAACGGCCACAACCATCCATcacctatgatgatgaacatgcaGGCCAGGCATGCCATGCAACAACAACCCCAAATGATGTATCATCGGTCTCCCTATGTTCCTCCTACCACTGGCTATTACTACAATTATTCCCCTAGCCCCAACCCATACTCTTACACTGAACCTAATCACACTGGTCGTAACTCTGCAGCCTACATGTTCAGTGATGAGAACACAAACAGCTGTTCGATAATgtaa